The following proteins are encoded in a genomic region of Ferviditalea candida:
- a CDS encoding pyruvate carboxylase subunit B: protein MNSLHFIDVTMRDGHQCLWSTRMTTDMMAPILSTVDRVGFAYVNILGGAVFDVCVRYLKENPWERIRLVSSRLTKTPVDALTRGQSLYTFELFPDDIVELNVKRLAVNGIANLTVYDALNDNRNLEASIRAAHREGITVTALMVYTISPVHTDEYYRERARELVRLGADRIGIKDPTGLLLPDRARTLFPTVVQEAGEMPVELHSHCQSGFAQEVYMEAIESGITYLHTAVTPLANGASLPPTESIEEQARLKGFHTGLQPQKLREMSGYFRWLCYRENKPVGKPPEYDPALFEHQVPGGMISNLQSQLRDMQMEHKLNEILQEAAQVRRDLGYPILVSPFAQYVITQAVLNVAQGERYKTVPDEVRKYALGHYGKLAAAPSELFLERAGIGDQSLRMERAGEYLQPGIPRLRSGLGPIDDEQLLLAAFYDEGLRKSIRSGSDFPYHTSPLIEFIRYLDKKTDTKRINVSFAGCKLEMAHSR, encoded by the coding sequence ATGAATTCTCTGCACTTTATCGATGTGACGATGCGGGACGGTCACCAGTGCCTGTGGTCAACGCGGATGACTACGGATATGATGGCGCCGATTCTTTCAACAGTCGATCGGGTGGGTTTTGCATATGTCAATATTTTGGGCGGAGCTGTATTTGACGTTTGCGTACGTTATCTCAAGGAAAATCCTTGGGAACGAATCCGCCTGGTAAGCAGCCGTTTAACGAAAACACCGGTGGACGCTCTGACGAGAGGACAAAGTCTGTATACGTTTGAGCTTTTCCCTGACGATATCGTGGAATTGAACGTCAAGCGTCTTGCCGTAAACGGGATTGCCAATTTAACTGTGTATGACGCACTGAATGACAACCGCAACCTGGAGGCTTCGATCAGGGCGGCGCACCGCGAAGGCATCACTGTTACCGCTCTTATGGTCTATACGATCAGTCCCGTTCATACGGATGAATATTATCGGGAGCGCGCCCGGGAATTGGTTCGGCTGGGCGCCGATCGGATCGGGATAAAAGACCCTACCGGCTTGCTTCTTCCGGATCGGGCAAGGACGCTCTTTCCGACGGTTGTGCAGGAAGCCGGGGAGATGCCCGTGGAGCTTCATTCGCACTGCCAGTCGGGCTTTGCCCAGGAAGTTTACATGGAGGCGATTGAAAGCGGTATCACTTATCTGCATACGGCCGTAACTCCTCTGGCCAATGGAGCGTCGCTTCCGCCTACAGAATCGATCGAGGAGCAAGCCCGCCTCAAAGGTTTCCATACCGGTCTCCAACCGCAAAAGCTGCGCGAGATGTCGGGATATTTCCGGTGGCTTTGCTATCGCGAGAATAAGCCGGTGGGCAAACCGCCTGAATATGATCCTGCTCTTTTTGAGCATCAGGTTCCAGGGGGCATGATTTCCAATTTGCAGTCCCAGCTGAGAGATATGCAGATGGAGCACAAACTGAATGAAATTCTTCAGGAAGCGGCTCAAGTACGCAGGGATTTGGGCTATCCGATCCTGGTCAGCCCGTTTGCGCAGTATGTAATCACGCAGGCGGTGCTGAACGTGGCGCAGGGGGAGAGATATAAAACCGTACCGGATGAAGTGCGAAAATATGCCCTGGGCCATTACGGCAAGCTGGCTGCTGCGCCATCGGAGCTTTTTTTGGAGCGGGCGGGCATAGGGGATCAGAGTCTCCGTATGGAGCGCGCGGGGGAATACTTGCAGCCGGGAATTCCCCGGCTTCGTTCCGGGCTGGGCCCGATCGATGACGAGCAGCTTCTGCTCGCCGCTTTCTATGACGAGGGATTGCGCAAATCGATTCGCAGCGGATCGGATTTCCCGTATCACACTTCTCCATTGATCGAATTCATTCGCTATCTTGATAAAAAAACGGATACCAAACGGATCAATGTATCCTTTGCCGGATGCAAGCTGGAGATGGCACACAGCCGCTAA
- a CDS encoding thiolase family protein, whose protein sequence is MEQVWIVSYVRTPIGRQGGALKNIRPDDLAAAVIRSAIERAGIEPAMVDEVVMGCANQAGEDNRNVARMALLLAGLPEQVAGITINRNCASGLDAVNHAARTIALGETDVVVAGGVESMTRAPFVLQKPETEFVRGNRELWDSALGWRMGNPKFPFPLESNGETAENVADQYKISREQQDAYALESQRRTAIAQRTGIFAEELIPVRYTDRKNQEVTVDQDEHPRPDTTMESLARLRPAFRDGGTVTAGNSSGINDGAAALVLVSERRGKELGLVPLARYVCSASAGVSPRTMGLGPIPATHKALQLAGLTVKDLDWIELNEAFASQVLACIGELGLDPSRVNPHGGAISLGHPLGCSGARLVGSLVHQLKRTNARYGLATLCVGVGQGVSTIIERM, encoded by the coding sequence TTGGAGCAAGTTTGGATTGTCAGCTACGTAAGAACTCCGATCGGGAGACAGGGCGGGGCATTAAAGAATATTCGGCCGGATGATTTGGCCGCAGCGGTGATTCGATCCGCGATTGAGCGGGCCGGAATTGAACCGGCGATGGTGGATGAGGTCGTCATGGGCTGCGCCAATCAAGCCGGCGAGGATAATCGGAATGTGGCGCGCATGGCGCTGCTTTTGGCAGGCCTTCCCGAGCAGGTTGCCGGAATCACGATCAACCGTAATTGCGCGTCCGGCCTGGATGCGGTCAACCATGCGGCGAGAACGATCGCGCTGGGTGAAACGGATGTGGTTGTCGCCGGCGGGGTGGAAAGCATGACCCGCGCGCCGTTTGTTCTGCAGAAGCCGGAGACCGAGTTTGTCAGAGGAAATCGGGAGCTGTGGGATTCCGCGCTTGGATGGCGCATGGGCAACCCGAAATTTCCTTTTCCGCTGGAAAGCAACGGGGAAACGGCGGAGAATGTGGCGGATCAGTACAAGATTTCACGTGAGCAGCAGGACGCCTACGCACTGGAAAGCCAGCGGCGCACTGCGATCGCCCAAAGGACGGGGATTTTTGCCGAAGAGTTGATTCCCGTTAGGTATACAGATCGAAAAAATCAGGAAGTTACTGTTGATCAAGATGAACACCCGCGGCCCGATACGACCATGGAATCTTTGGCAAGGCTGCGTCCCGCCTTTCGGGACGGAGGCACAGTAACTGCGGGAAATTCTTCCGGTATCAATGATGGTGCGGCCGCACTCGTTCTAGTCTCGGAGCGGCGGGGAAAAGAACTGGGTCTTGTTCCTCTGGCCCGCTATGTCTGTTCCGCGTCAGCCGGCGTCAGTCCAAGAACGATGGGTCTCGGCCCGATACCAGCAACACATAAGGCATTACAGCTGGCAGGACTCACTGTGAAGGATCTGGATTGGATCGAATTGAACGAGGCATTTGCTTCACAGGTCCTGGCATGTATCGGTGAGCTGGGATTGGATCCTTCAAGGGTCAATCCGCACGGAGGAGCGATTTCTCTTGGCCATCCGCTCGGATGCTCGGGAGCCCGGTTGGTCGGTTCACTTGTCCATCAGCTGAAGCGCACCAATGCGCGATATGGTCTGGCCACATTGTGCGTGGGAGTCGGTCAGGGGGTATCCACCATCATTGAACGCATGTAA
- a CDS encoding short-chain fatty acid transporter encodes MRVISRLFTRIAERYLPDAFIFVFVLTLLVFVLGLFKGYNPIQVVNFWEKGFFDLLTFTAQATMMLVTGFALAHTPLVNRGLKAFAKLPKSEVQVIILTTVVMMVCSWISWGFGLIAGAIVAREMGIVHRGKIHYPLVVAAAYSGFLVWHAGYGGSIPQLIATKGHFLEKQMGVIPVSQTIFAPFTYIIVLALLIIIPLANVMMRPKAGEARISLPESILSEEEHAPAAEISPQAVKGDIPPAVRLENSRWITFILGLLGLFSLIFYFAAGGDLNLNIVILSFLTVGLLLTPNTKEYLNSFMGGSKSAYGIILQFPFYAGIMGMMTQTGLAADIANGFVAISSAKSLPFWSFISGGIINMFVPSGGGQWAVQGPIMIDAAGKIGADMARVSMGVAWGDAWTNMIQPFWTLPMLAIAGLGIRDIMGYTAAITIVSGVVIGLGLLLL; translated from the coding sequence ATGCGTGTCATTTCCAGGCTGTTTACACGAATTGCGGAGAGGTATTTGCCGGATGCATTCATCTTTGTTTTTGTGCTGACACTCCTCGTATTTGTGCTGGGATTGTTCAAAGGCTACAATCCGATTCAAGTGGTGAATTTCTGGGAAAAGGGCTTTTTCGATCTTTTAACTTTTACGGCCCAGGCCACGATGATGCTGGTTACCGGCTTTGCTCTAGCCCACACACCTTTGGTTAACCGGGGATTGAAAGCATTCGCCAAATTGCCGAAAAGCGAAGTCCAAGTGATTATCCTGACGACCGTTGTCATGATGGTCTGCAGTTGGATTTCCTGGGGCTTCGGTCTGATTGCCGGCGCAATTGTCGCCCGCGAGATGGGGATTGTCCATCGCGGGAAGATTCATTATCCGCTTGTTGTCGCAGCTGCTTATTCCGGCTTTCTCGTGTGGCATGCGGGCTATGGGGGGTCGATCCCGCAGCTGATCGCTACCAAAGGACATTTTTTGGAAAAGCAGATGGGCGTCATTCCCGTCTCACAGACGATTTTTGCTCCGTTTACCTATATCATCGTGCTTGCGCTTCTGATTATTATCCCGCTGGCGAATGTGATGATGCGGCCCAAAGCGGGAGAGGCGCGGATCAGTCTTCCCGAATCCATTTTGTCGGAAGAAGAACATGCTCCGGCCGCGGAAATTTCGCCGCAAGCCGTGAAGGGGGACATTCCGCCGGCCGTCCGCCTTGAAAATAGCCGTTGGATTACCTTCATTCTGGGTTTACTGGGTCTGTTCTCATTGATTTTCTATTTTGCCGCAGGCGGCGATCTGAATTTAAATATCGTGATATTGAGCTTTTTGACGGTCGGCCTCCTGTTGACGCCCAATACGAAGGAATATCTCAACTCGTTTATGGGAGGGTCAAAATCGGCATACGGCATTATTCTGCAGTTTCCTTTTTACGCTGGCATTATGGGGATGATGACGCAAACGGGGCTCGCAGCCGATATCGCCAACGGGTTTGTCGCCATTTCCAGCGCGAAATCGCTGCCGTTTTGGTCGTTTATCAGCGGCGGCATAATTAATATGTTCGTGCCTTCCGGAGGCGGGCAATGGGCCGTTCAAGGTCCGATCATGATTGACGCGGCAGGCAAGATCGGGGCGGACATGGCGAGGGTTTCGATGGGCGTCGCTTGGGGAGATGCGTGGACCAATATGATCCAGCCTTTCTGGACGCTGCCCATGCTGGCGATCGCAGGATTGGGCATTCGAGATATTATGGGGTATACGGCTGCAATCACAATCGTCAGCGGTGTGGTCATCGGACTTGGGCTGCTGCTTTTATGA
- a CDS encoding sulfite exporter TauE/SafE family protein: MIDGWLILIIAFASAILNGLTSIGGGILFILILMYLGSAAFPFLSMQAITTITIFFSLSCAVSGSLYFIRRKLYDKNMNGYLGASCFAGGWLGSKLSDMLPAASLQLIFFVLSLIAALSVLLNSSGRMKLKSRISLYWLLPIGTVIGMLGGMYGIGLGFLLLPLMVAVYDIPIRHSIGSALFIAAAITVSALLGKIGDSVTDYELYLFAAIGGITGTWLGGMISVKTPTRYLQVIVALVILGTSLKFLIPLVIR, from the coding sequence GTGATTGACGGGTGGCTGATCCTGATCATTGCTTTTGCTTCGGCTATCTTGAACGGCTTGACGTCAATCGGCGGGGGCATCCTGTTTATTCTGATTTTGATGTATTTAGGCTCGGCGGCATTTCCGTTCTTGTCAATGCAAGCGATCACGACGATCACCATTTTTTTCAGCTTATCATGCGCTGTTTCCGGGTCGCTGTATTTCATCAGGCGGAAATTATACGATAAAAATATGAACGGATATCTCGGAGCGTCCTGTTTCGCAGGCGGCTGGCTGGGTTCGAAGCTTTCCGATATGCTGCCGGCGGCATCTCTCCAGCTGATCTTTTTCGTATTGTCCTTGATTGCGGCATTATCGGTATTGTTGAACAGCAGCGGCAGGATGAAACTCAAATCCCGCATCTCCCTGTATTGGCTTTTGCCGATTGGAACGGTAATTGGAATGTTGGGAGGGATGTACGGTATCGGCTTGGGCTTTTTGCTGCTTCCCCTGATGGTCGCCGTCTACGATATTCCGATACGGCACAGCATCGGTTCGGCATTATTCATTGCTGCGGCCATTACCGTCAGCGCATTATTGGGCAAAATCGGGGATTCCGTCACCGATTATGAATTGTATCTCTTTGCTGCGATTGGCGGGATAACGGGAACATGGCTGGGAGGCATGATCAGCGTAAAAACACCAACGCGTTATCTGCAGGTTATCGTCGCTTTGGTCATCCTGGGAACCTCGCTGAAATTCCTGATCCCGCTTGTCATCCGATAA
- a CDS encoding XdhC family protein, translating into MSRIQEARDVFKSIHHAWEQDKQTVLLMITEVRGSAYRQPGAKMMMATGADMFGTLSGGCLESDLWGWAEKVMEEQSPRLQQYDLSENELWSLGIGCKGALEILLAPVEKSDPFWTKMNDMIQAEQPVSLIMEIPSGIRVLLDKDGAGWGDADRLPEGVRQRVMSGSGHRTRAEVVSIGSRRFVIDTMRPSERLIIAGAGHDAVPLVNIAAQVGFNVSVLDSREEYNNIRRFPSATHITLQPSDADPSQFHDGWWIIMNHHQARDEESLALALKSRPRFIGVLGPLSRTKEMLAKIGSGLNSGPLHAPVGFDLGSETIEEVAVSIISQLMAVRNGRQSALPLHGREKIHS; encoded by the coding sequence ATGTCAAGGATTCAAGAAGCGCGGGACGTATTCAAATCCATTCATCACGCATGGGAGCAGGATAAACAAACGGTATTGCTGATGATTACGGAAGTGCGGGGCTCCGCATACCGCCAACCGGGAGCCAAAATGATGATGGCTACCGGCGCTGATATGTTCGGTACGCTGAGCGGAGGTTGTTTGGAGAGCGATCTTTGGGGCTGGGCCGAAAAGGTAATGGAAGAGCAAAGCCCCCGATTGCAACAGTATGATTTGAGCGAGAATGAATTGTGGAGCTTGGGCATCGGATGCAAGGGGGCATTGGAAATTTTGCTTGCGCCGGTCGAAAAGTCTGATCCGTTCTGGACAAAAATGAATGATATGATTCAAGCCGAACAGCCCGTATCTCTCATTATGGAAATTCCCTCGGGAATCCGGGTCCTGTTGGACAAAGACGGCGCCGGTTGGGGTGACGCCGATCGGCTTCCGGAAGGGGTTCGCCAGAGAGTAATGTCCGGCTCCGGACATCGTACCCGGGCCGAGGTTGTCAGCATCGGCAGCCGCCGCTTTGTCATCGACACCATGCGTCCCAGCGAACGATTGATTATCGCCGGAGCCGGTCATGACGCGGTGCCACTCGTCAACATAGCTGCCCAGGTCGGGTTCAACGTGTCCGTCTTGGATTCCCGGGAGGAATACAACAATATTCGCCGTTTCCCGTCGGCGACGCACATCACGCTGCAGCCTTCGGATGCAGATCCTTCGCAGTTTCACGATGGTTGGTGGATCATCATGAATCATCATCAGGCGCGTGACGAGGAGTCGCTCGCACTCGCTTTGAAAAGCCGGCCGCGCTTTATCGGCGTTCTGGGACCGCTGTCCCGCACCAAGGAAATGCTCGCGAAGATCGGTAGCGGCTTGAACAGCGGACCATTGCACGCACCCGTAGGATTCGATTTGGGTTCCGAGACGATCGAAGAAGTTGCTGTCAGTATTATTTCCCAATTAATGGCCGTCAGGAACGGCCGCCAATCCGCCCTTCCCCTTCACGGACGGGAAAAGATTCATTCCTGA